In Oreochromis aureus strain Israel breed Guangdong linkage group 20, ZZ_aureus, whole genome shotgun sequence, the following are encoded in one genomic region:
- the tp73 gene encoding tumor protein p73 isoform X4 codes for MYYVKKKSQYNLLSSSMESLGSRATSTSPYSSENASSSAVPTPSPYSQPNSTFEGLSPAPAIPSNTDYPGPHAFQVSFQQSSTAKSATWTYSPLLKKLYCQIAKTCPIQIKLSSSPPHGSIIRAMPVYKKAEHVTEVVKRCPNHELGRDFNDGQAAPASHLIRVEGNNLCQYVDDPVTGRQSVIVPYEAPQVGTEFTTILYNFMCNSSCVGGMNRRPILIIITLETRDGQVLGRRSFEGRICACPGRDRKADEDHFREQQALNESVAKNGSANKRNFKQSPTNIPSPNINMRKRRHGEEEVYYIPVRGRENFELLMKIKDSLELVELVPQQLVDSYRQQAQQQLLQRPSHVASPSSYSPLSNMSKLHSHGGLSKPPSVNQLAGQQPQQHHTAPSSMAHMGPNMLNSNHMQANGEMNGGHNSQNIVSASHCSPPPPYNPDPSLVSFLTSLGCQNFIEYFTSQGLQSIYHLQTLSMEDLGALKIPEQSRLIIWRGLQDMKQGAPLQLPASSHHHDYHGQQLLRSSSNMTASAMAAIGAAGGELQRQRVMEAVHFRVRHTITIPNRSSVVGTSGMTAPDEWADFGFDMPDCKVSRSKHSIKEEFMESDIH; via the exons ATGTACTACGTGAAGAAGAAG TCCCAGTACAACTTGCTGAGCAGCAGCATGGAGAGTCTGGGGAGCCGTGCGACATCCACCAGCCCCTACAGCTCCGAAAACGCCTCTTCGTCGGCCGTGCCCACCCCCTCACCTTACTCCCAGCCCAACTCCACCTTTGAGGGCTTGTCGCCTGCCCCTGCCATCCCTTCTAACACCGATTACCCTGGGCCACATGCCTTCCAGGTGTCCTTCCAGCAGTCCAGCACAGCCAAGTCAGCCACATGGACC TACTCTCCCTTGCTGAAGAAGCTCTACTGTCAGATTGCCAAGACCTGTCCAATCCAGATCAAGCTATCCTCCTCTCCTCCGCATGGCAGCATCATCAGAGCCATGCCCGTCTATAAGAAGGCGGAGCATGTGACTGAAGTGGTCAAACGATGCCCCAACCACGAACTAGGACGAGACTTCAATGATG GTCAAGCAGCTCCGGCCAGTCACCTGATCAGAGTGGAGGGAAATAACCTCTGCCAGTATGTGGATGATCCTGTTACTGGCAGGCAGAGCGTCATCGTCCCCTATGAGGCTCCACAG GTAGGGACTGAGTTTACCACCATCCTATATAATTTTATGTGCAACAGCAGCTGTGTGGGCGGCATGAACAGGAGACCTATCCTCATTATCATCACTTTGGAAACCAGGGA CGGTCAAGTGTTGGGCAGAAGGTCATTTGAAGGTCGGATATGTGCATGTCCGGGCAGAGACCGCAAAGCTGATGAGGACCACTTCAGGGAACAGCAGGCCCTGAATGAGAGTGTGGCCAAAAATGGAAGTGCTAACAAGCGCA ATTTTAAACAGAGTCCAACAAACATTCCCAGTCCAAACATTAACATGAGGAAGAGGCGGCATGGAGAAGAGGAGGTTTACTATATTCCT GTTCGTGGTCGTGAGAACTTTGAGTTGCTGATGAAGATTAAAGACAGCTTGGAGCTGGTGGAGCTCGTGCCACAGCAGCTGGTGGACTCCTACAGACaacaagcacagcagcagctgctgcagagaCC GAGCCACGTGGCATCACCCTCCTCCTATTCTCCACTGTCCAACATGAGCAAGCTGCATTCCCACGGAGGCCTCAGCAAGCCACCCTCAGTCAACCAGCTCGCAGGACAGCAGCCCCAGCAACACCACACTGCCCCCTCTTCCATGGCTCATATGG GTCCAAACATGCTCAACAGCAACCACATGCAGGCAAATGGAGAAATGAACGGTGGCCACAACAGTCAGAATATAGTGTCTGCTTCTCACTGCAGCCCGCCCCCTCCGTATAACCCTGACCCCAGCCTTGTCAG CTTTCTCACCAGTCTGGGCTGTCAGAACTTCATTGAGTACTTCACTTCCCAAGGCCTCCAGTCTATCTACCATCTCCAAACTCTCTCCATGGAG GATTTGGGTGCACTAAAGATACCAGAACAGTCCCGCCTCATCATCTGGCGAGGTCTGCAGGACATGAAACAAGGGGCTCCCCTGCAGCTGCCTGCTTCTTCTCATCATCATGACTATCATGGGCAGCAGCTGCTTCGCTCTAGCAGCAACATGACTGCCTCCGCGATGGCGGCCATTGGGGCTGCAGGTGGGGAACTGCAACGCCAGCGGGTCATGGAGGCTGTGCACTTTCGCGTCCGCCACACCATCACTATCCCCAACAGGTCCAGCGTTGTTGGGACATCAGGCATGACGGCTCCTGATGAGTGGGCTGACTTTGGTTTTGACATGCCTGACTGCAAGGTGTCACGGAGCAAGCACTCCATCAAGGAGGAATTCATGGAAAGTGACATTCACTGA
- the tp73 gene encoding tumor protein p73 isoform X3, with translation MYYVKKKSQYNLLSSSMESLGSRATSTSPYSSENASSSAVPTPSPYSQPNSTFEGLSPAPAIPSNTDYPGPHAFQVSFQQSSTAKSATWTYSPLLKKLYCQIAKTCPIQIKLSSSPPHGSIIRAMPVYKKAEHVTEVVKRCPNHELGRDFNDGQAAPASHLIRVEGNNLCQYVDDPVTGRQSVIVPYEAPQVGTEFTTILYNFMCNSSCVGGMNRRPILIIITLETRDGQVLGRRSFEGRICACPGRDRKADEDHFREQQALNESVAKNGSANKRNFKQSPTNIPSPNINMRKRRHGEEEVYYIPVRGRENFELLMKIKDSLELVELVPQQLVDSYRQQAQQQLLQRPSHVASPSSYSPLSNMSKLHSHGGLSKPPSVNQLAGQQPQQHHTAPSSMAHMGDYLCPNMLNSNHMQANGEMNGGHNSQNIVSASHCSPPPPYNPDPSLVSFLTSLGCQNFIEYFTSQGLQSIYHLQTLSMEDLGALKIPEQSRLIIWRGLQDMKQGAPLQLPASSHHHDYHGQQLLRSSSNMTASAMAAIGAAGGELQRQRVMEAVHFRVRHTITIPNRSSVVGTSGMTAPDEWADFGFDMPDCKVSRSKHSIKEEFMESDIH, from the exons ATGTACTACGTGAAGAAGAAG TCCCAGTACAACTTGCTGAGCAGCAGCATGGAGAGTCTGGGGAGCCGTGCGACATCCACCAGCCCCTACAGCTCCGAAAACGCCTCTTCGTCGGCCGTGCCCACCCCCTCACCTTACTCCCAGCCCAACTCCACCTTTGAGGGCTTGTCGCCTGCCCCTGCCATCCCTTCTAACACCGATTACCCTGGGCCACATGCCTTCCAGGTGTCCTTCCAGCAGTCCAGCACAGCCAAGTCAGCCACATGGACC TACTCTCCCTTGCTGAAGAAGCTCTACTGTCAGATTGCCAAGACCTGTCCAATCCAGATCAAGCTATCCTCCTCTCCTCCGCATGGCAGCATCATCAGAGCCATGCCCGTCTATAAGAAGGCGGAGCATGTGACTGAAGTGGTCAAACGATGCCCCAACCACGAACTAGGACGAGACTTCAATGATG GTCAAGCAGCTCCGGCCAGTCACCTGATCAGAGTGGAGGGAAATAACCTCTGCCAGTATGTGGATGATCCTGTTACTGGCAGGCAGAGCGTCATCGTCCCCTATGAGGCTCCACAG GTAGGGACTGAGTTTACCACCATCCTATATAATTTTATGTGCAACAGCAGCTGTGTGGGCGGCATGAACAGGAGACCTATCCTCATTATCATCACTTTGGAAACCAGGGA CGGTCAAGTGTTGGGCAGAAGGTCATTTGAAGGTCGGATATGTGCATGTCCGGGCAGAGACCGCAAAGCTGATGAGGACCACTTCAGGGAACAGCAGGCCCTGAATGAGAGTGTGGCCAAAAATGGAAGTGCTAACAAGCGCA ATTTTAAACAGAGTCCAACAAACATTCCCAGTCCAAACATTAACATGAGGAAGAGGCGGCATGGAGAAGAGGAGGTTTACTATATTCCT GTTCGTGGTCGTGAGAACTTTGAGTTGCTGATGAAGATTAAAGACAGCTTGGAGCTGGTGGAGCTCGTGCCACAGCAGCTGGTGGACTCCTACAGACaacaagcacagcagcagctgctgcagagaCC GAGCCACGTGGCATCACCCTCCTCCTATTCTCCACTGTCCAACATGAGCAAGCTGCATTCCCACGGAGGCCTCAGCAAGCCACCCTCAGTCAACCAGCTCGCAGGACAGCAGCCCCAGCAACACCACACTGCCCCCTCTTCCATGGCTCATATGGGTGATTATCTAT GTCCAAACATGCTCAACAGCAACCACATGCAGGCAAATGGAGAAATGAACGGTGGCCACAACAGTCAGAATATAGTGTCTGCTTCTCACTGCAGCCCGCCCCCTCCGTATAACCCTGACCCCAGCCTTGTCAG CTTTCTCACCAGTCTGGGCTGTCAGAACTTCATTGAGTACTTCACTTCCCAAGGCCTCCAGTCTATCTACCATCTCCAAACTCTCTCCATGGAG GATTTGGGTGCACTAAAGATACCAGAACAGTCCCGCCTCATCATCTGGCGAGGTCTGCAGGACATGAAACAAGGGGCTCCCCTGCAGCTGCCTGCTTCTTCTCATCATCATGACTATCATGGGCAGCAGCTGCTTCGCTCTAGCAGCAACATGACTGCCTCCGCGATGGCGGCCATTGGGGCTGCAGGTGGGGAACTGCAACGCCAGCGGGTCATGGAGGCTGTGCACTTTCGCGTCCGCCACACCATCACTATCCCCAACAGGTCCAGCGTTGTTGGGACATCAGGCATGACGGCTCCTGATGAGTGGGCTGACTTTGGTTTTGACATGCCTGACTGCAAGGTGTCACGGAGCAAGCACTCCATCAAGGAGGAATTCATGGAAAGTGACATTCACTGA